Proteins from a single region of Harmonia axyridis chromosome 4, icHarAxyr1.1, whole genome shotgun sequence:
- the LOC123678704 gene encoding uncharacterized protein LOC123678704, with amino-acid sequence MSEEKSFVGHLREFDVKINDWSIFKPRLLNYFTANNIDDPVRKRAILLNLLSEDSYRSIFNLCLPTAPERKTFEELITLFSDHFGTQTSVFAEREKIYSAKKLSSETANDWAARLRNLAAYCEFDEELNIALRDRFIVGYNKGPVMDRLFEERKQISLAEAIRIASSKEAARGKEATPFSLKGEPLFHFRKGSKCAASAKTSPSTSQEISANKMSSLWQKQSSVIKLSIPARPLPFAMKSKVEDELNRLLEMGVISPVEYSEWGIPEVPVLKPDGSIRICGDFEVTVNPHLEVDKYPLPRTDDLFASLAGGEEYTKLDLSNAFNQVL; translated from the exons ATGAGTGAAGAAAAGAGTTTTGTCGGTCATTTACGTGAATTCGACGTAAAAATTAATGACTGGAGTATCTTCAAACCtcgtttattgaattatttcacgGCGAACAATATAGATGATCCCGTGAGAAAACGTGccatattattgaatttactaTCGGAAGATTCTTACCgatcaattttcaatttgtgcCTACCAACCGCACCGGAAAGAAAAACCTTCGAAGAACTGATAACATTATTTTCCGATCATTTCGGAACGCAAACTTCGGTTTTTgccgaaagagaaaaaatctacAGTGCCAAGAAGTTATCAAGTGAAACAGCAAACGACTGGGCAGCCAGACTTCGAAATTTAGCAGCATATTGTGAGTTTGACGAAGAGTTAAACATTGCATTAAGAGATCGGTTCATCGTGGGATATAATAAAGGACCTGTGATGGACAGACTTTTTGAAGAAAGGAAACAAATTTCTCTAGCCGAAGCAATTCGAATAGCGTCATCCAAAGAGGCAGCGCGTGGAAAAGAAGCGACGCCATTTTCCTTGAAAGGAGAGCCATTGTTCCATTTCAGAAAAGGCAGCAAGTGCGCAGCCTCAGCGAAGACGTCACCTTCTACGTCACAGGAAATCAGCGCAAATAAAATGTCAAGTTTGTGGCAGAAGCAATCATCTGTCATCAAATTGTCAATACC GGCCAGACCATTACCATTCGCTATGAAATCTAAAGTGGAGGACGAACTGAACCGACTTTTAGAGATGGGAGTGATTTCTCCAGTGGAGTACTCAGAATGGGGGATCCCAGAAGTACCTGTTCTAAAACCTGATGGTAGCATAAGGATCTGTGGTGATTTTGAGGTGACGGTAAATCCGCACCTGGAAGTAGATAAGTATCCTTTACCACGCACTGATGATTTATTTGCTAGCTTAGCAGGTGGTGAGGAATATACTAAATTAGATTTATCAAATGCTTTCAACCAAGTTTTGTAA